ctttaatactAAAGACTGTTATCCGATGAATTGAGTTATGTTACTCCAAGCcttagcccttgtcacacaaaTCAACTCGGATAACTTTGCTAGTGGTTAATATAGACGCAAAGCCAAGCCGACAAAATGATACACTCAGCATAACCAGCTAAATAGTGTATTCTTTGGGCTGGCGAAATTATCGTTGCTATGTGGCCGCATAGTTGGCCCGGAGATTACGAGAAAATATCAAACATGACTGCAAAGTTGCACCCAGCCATGAGGTAAGTTGGAAGGAAAGAGCCGACATGGGCCAAAAAGTTCAAGACTCACGTCTCTTGCATGGTGAATCATCCACATGGAGCAAATTCAATGCGCAATCATCTCATGTCAGGGTATGCGCTTAGACTCAACACTCCGCCAGTATGCACGAACAAAACATTACCCCGGAGCTCACCTGCTTCTACCATTCTGCAAACGCCGGTGAAAGCCTTCCCGGAGTAGACGGGATCAACTACTAGTCCTTCAGTGCTCGCCGCTAGCTTGATATACCTCCTAGTCGTGTCATCTAGCCTGCCATACGCATCGCCATGCCATCGCAAATCGATTTCGAAAGCGTTACCTGTGAGGCTATGTTTTTCGAGCCCAATCCTCCGACCAGTGGTTTCTGCAATCCCCGAAACAAGTTGTACAAAGTCTTCCCTGGGCTTCGGGCCTGCTGCCACGCCTATCAACCGCCGTTGGCGTGGCATCCCGCCGGCTCGTTTTTGAAGCTCGTCTACCAGCGCAAAGCCAGCGGCCATGCCGCCAAGCGTACTTCCGGACATGACTGAGAGAACAATCGAGTCAAAGAACAGACCCATTTCTCGTTCCCTCGCCACGAGGTCAAATGCCCATTTGGCGTAGCCCAGGCCCCCCAGTGGATGTGTTGACGCGCCAGACGGGATCCAATATCCCCGTTTCGTATCTAGGAGGTCCTTGGCCGTTACCCCGGGGTGTTCTTCACGCGCTGCAGACATGAGCTCCGTTAAATGCACATTTCCATGCTCGTTGTAGCTTCTACTAAGATGGGGATCCGAAGCATGGCTTCTCTCAGGGACGAGATCGTTGATGACCAAGACGGATTTAAAGCCCAATttcgccgctgctgccgcaaCCTGGCGAACATGGTTGCTTTGGATCCCACCTTCGGTGACGAGATATTCTGGCCGGGGAGTTTGCGCTACTGCGTCGGCCAATACTGGCGCAAAGTCTGTCAGCTCGTGGGAGAGGCACGACTCAGACACGCAGCTTGGTTTGGCTTACCGTACTCCAGCTTGCGCAGCTTATtgccaccgccgcctcctAGGCCGCTGTTCATATCCTCGCGACATGCAAACACGCGTGCCGAAGGTTCAccgccctggccaaggtgtGATGTCAGGCGATCTAGAGGCTCGATCAACAGAGGTGTCGAGAAAGTTAGTGCCAGCCGCGGAATGGCTGCGAAGTCTTTGGGAAGTGCGGCCATGTTCGCAGTCTCGATGGCCGTCATGTtttgccggcggcgcagTTGAGCGGAGATGGATTGGCGGATTGAAGTAGATGCAGCTGGTCGGGTCAATGGTAGGTTGATTcatctccatgtcagctAATCACTGTGCCTTACGTGCAGCATCAATGTACCAACAATAGCAGGCCGACTGCGAGGCGTAACCGCTTAGTCATTCAACGCCCGCCAAACGACTGCCTCGACGAGTCCTTGGCCCTTTGCTGATTCTCGTCACTGCAGTACGTACGCGGTCCAAGGCAAATGACAtccaccatcatcgccaaggaTTTTCATTTTGGCTGGTCAGTCGATGTTTGTTCCCAGGCAACTCGGCTCCGCTTGGTTTCTCAGGTACCTGGGGCGCCACACCGAGCCCACTCACGTGCCAGTCTTACTCGGACTTGACAAGGGGCAAGGGATCGCTAGATGTGGTCGAATCATGTACGCGCACCAGTTCCCGTGGCCTCACGTTTGCGGTTCCTTTGATTAAAAGAGATACCAACCGATGATTTCTGTGTTAGAATGAATTGACACCCCTTCTCAGACTTGAATCCGCATCTCTTCGCCACGCGGCTGCTCGAGCCTTGGAGCCAGATGCCACGATGCCCCTGAGAGCAGGCAGAACCAAGGGGGCTGTGCCGACTTGAAGCGGCGCCATTTTCTTCCTTCAGCGATTTCCGACACCAAGACACGCTGCCATTCTCACCTCTTGCACCAGTTGCCGGCCATGGCTCGTGGACGGTCCCCCGTCTCGCTCATGGCGCGAAAACCTCGCATCAAAATCGCTGCGGTAGCGTTCCTGTTATGCGTCGTCTACTTCTATTGGGCTCCCATTGCCGAATCGTCGACATCCATGCAGCGAAGCCATGGTGTTCCAGAGAGCGACCTGCAAACATTCGCGTCGCATGCAATCAACAACACGGTAGTCATTGTCCCGGTGAATACGGGCATGCTCCATTTGATGGAAAACCTGCTCTGCTCTCTTTCCGCGACCTCCTTCAACCCGAAATCCATCGTGTTCTGGGCCCTGGATGAGGGTGCGCAGACCACGCTGGACCGCAGGGGGTTTGCCACCTATCGAGATGCATCTCTTTGGGCCGAAAGCGGCAATCTCAACGTCCACGGCAACACTCCGGCCTACCATCGAATGATGCGCCAACGCCCGCAGTTCTTTGTCGATTTTCTATCCACAGGCTATGATGTTCTCATGATTGATGCCGATCTTGTGTTTTGGCAATCGCCCCTGGTCATCATGCCACAGAACGACAGCGACAGAGCAGCCGTCGACATGGTCTACAGCACCGATGCGCGAGAATTCTACACCAGCCATGATGCCTTCCAAGACGAGTATCGCAGAGGCTCGCTTGTGCCGCCAATTTGCAACGGTTTATTCTGGATGAAGAGCAACAACGAGACTATTTCGTTGTGGTCAGAGATGCTTGATGTGTTTGAAGCCCCCTGGTGGCGGATGGGAATGTATCGGAGCCGCGTATTCCAGGATGACCAGCGCGGCATGGATGTGCTGCTGAACGATGGGCGAGCAGGCCTCGTTGAGCCGTTTCCGAGCGGCATCACCCAAGACATGATACCCAaaagcagcagcaagaggaGACTAAACGTGAGATTACTTGACCAAACCcaagtcgtcaatggccaACTGTTCATGTTTCGCGAAAACACATATGCCGAGAGTTTGAAGCAGCTTCGCGGGGAGGGAAAAGATCGAATAGCCGCGCATATGAACTGGAATACGGAGTTGGTTACAAAAGAGGAGGGGGCTAGAAGGAAGAATATATTCTTTCTGGACGAAAATGGCGATTGCAAAGCATAATATGGCGGTATATACATTCAAAGGAAACATGAAGACTTTATTCACCACGCTTAGACTGTTATATGCCTAGTGTATTAATTACATCATAATAGCAACGGTATTGTACTAGACTAGAAATAGATTCTCAGAATTCTATACGTGCATAACTTCTTTTCAACTACGTTCTCGGCAACACAGTGGTACAATCATCTCCTATTGCGGTGGCTTCTGGTTGACTAAAATACCTGCAATTGCTTTAACCGCATGGGAATCATCGTCCATGCTGCCCGTACAAGTGAAATGAAACAACCTGTTAGCTTACGAGACAAAGAAGAACCcacacaaaaaaagaagatgcCGAGCTCCTTACAAGGTGAATGTGGGCATGAGACGCAGAGAAGTATTCAAAACGCTGGCGATATTCCAACGCAAGAGCTAGTAGAGGCCCTACTATACAGTTATAAGCTCAAAGTGAGCCTCCAGATTGCTACCCTTGCTTGCTCGCTCGGTGTTCCATGGGCAAATTGCAAGATTCCTTAACCAAGAGTAGAGTGGTTTAGCCTCACAGCGACTATTTGTTCCATCTGGAGGCTCGCTTCATTCCCAATGCCTCTGATTCACCCACGCGCTATAAGAATATCATCTGCTGCGCTCGCTACAAAAGGCAGTTACACCAAGGCACCAAGAGCCATGAGAGCAGCCAGGCCGAGTCCAGGGGCAACGGGGTTCGGCCCGGCAGCGACCACCGTAGTGCTTGTACGTGATGTTGTTCGCGAGGTCGTCCCGACACTGGTTCTGCGTGGGGTCAGTTTCAGTCTCTACTTTTGTGTAGCATCGTCATGTTTACTCACGTTGGACGCGCAGTAGGTGGCGCAGTGATAGTTGAGGTGCGGCTTGTAGAGTTGCTGGCTTGGCAGTGGACGCTGATGGCGGATGCGATGACGAGAACAGCAGTGAGCTTCATTTTGATACTGAAAGACGATGTAGCGTTGGTTATACCGGTAGTGTAGGTCAAAGTAGCCTTGATAAGTTGGAGTGGTGAGTGTGTTTAAAGGAGTCACGATGCTTGGGATATCTTGAGCATTTTATAAAAACATCAGCTTCTGCAAAAAGGACTTTGCCGCGATGATTTACGGTACGTGAGTTTCTAAAATGAAACTGGTGTGGATATTCCAATGGACTCCGTTCCGGGCTGAACCGTAATGGGCGCTTATCATTGCCGAACGTATTGTGTCATGGATGGAAGATGTACGTATGAGCAAGGCAGGGTGTGACACACCGCCAACTTGATACAGATCTACATGTACGGTGCGATGCGCTGGCAGTCGAGCATATTTTTAAAGCATGTTATTGGTTTAACGGACGAGTCATGATATCGGTCCTGTAGCCTTCAAATGTTTGCTCTGGCTTGAAGATACGGCGCATGAAAGAGGTTAAAAATAACTCCATGGCTATAACAAGGCCGCAGCCCCGAGACAAAACGCCCTCGTTTCACCAATCGACCATCCCTATTTGCCAACGATATAGGCTAATTGACTCTGTGACGCCCGCTACCCCGCACGACGAAGTTTCCATGTTTTTATACAGTCCAACCCTTGAATTATTCTACAATATGCGTGACCAAGcagggggggggggggttcataattaattaaaaaagcttagTATAAAACCTTTTTTAATGCTTAATTTCTTAcattatataagctataattagtatattaCCCCCTACTACCAGCTACCCGGTCAGGTCGCGCATGAAGAATAATTCATAGCACTGAGGTTAGTCCGGAGTCAGGGGTGTTATCCCGGGATAGATGATTTGGAAACCGGGGGTTGCAGGGACAAGGCACTTCATATACAAGTCCCCTGTCAGAGATGGAGTATGTGAAACCAACGGACGGACTCCGGcagctacatatgtatatgtaATCATGCATTGCAATGGGGCTTTTGATGGCCAACTTGCTACGGGGGCACAGTCAGCTGCGAGGAGTTGCAAAAGGGAACTCGCCCATGAAAGAGATTAATGAGATTGTACAGACCTACCTACTGGATAGTAGTTATCTGGCAAGTTGGATCGCCTATGCCCGTCTCTGCAATCACTCGGCCATCATAGGGACCCTCAATCGAAATACTGTTGACGTGCTACATAGAAGTCGCGTCAATAGCACTGCGGCACGGACCGAGCCTTGGCGATACTTGGCGATAATTGGACAAGGGCTCGAGGCGTGGTTGAGGCCGAAAGGCTTACTTACCACTGCTTTGGACACAGGTTGACATCCTCACACCGTTTCTGCTCTCTGCTTCCTGGCCACTTTGAATTCGCAGGCAGATAAGCAGGCAGCGGTCCAGACTTGCAGGTTTGGTTTGGAAACCGCCAGGATCGCCAGGGCCTTTGGGCTATTTTTACCTCGACATCCGTTGCCTTGTGGCTGGTGCAAGCTTTGTGATGCAAACCGCATCGTGTCTCGTCACGACTCGACGGTTTCAGCtagacggcaaagtcgaggCCAGCCCACATAAAGCCTCGATGGTAATTTGCTCGATCTGATCGAGATGCCACGCGACGCCAGCCCCACGTCAGACAAATGTCTGGGAATCTGAATTCTGAACAGATGAAAGCAGCTCGTCAGTGCACCTCCGACATGGACATCTAAAAGGGCGACAAAAACACCAACATGGGCCGATGACGGGCGAAAGCTTGCCTGTTGGCTGCCCCCTTTATCCATCTCATGTGCGGAAGAGAATCGTGGCAGAATTACCATCCCGACTTGTAACTTTTCTAAAAGAGGCGTTACGCAATTGGGAAGGTCAGGGCATCTAAAATTGTTCGCCTCGTATAGTTGATACCATCGGCACTGCGAGGCCCGAGTAGCGCCTCCGGGGCCGGAACAGTATCGAGCTAACAATGCCGATATACCCGAGACACAGAAGAACGTTCTAGGGAGATAGTATTGACACGTTTCCATCCCAAGTTTGTTTTGCGCCATGAACGCTGGCCTTCCTTTTTCGTATTCCCACTGCGTAACTGCGTCTACGCAAGACACCACGTGTCGTGGTGATGAAATCCCACTTTTGGAGACTCTAAGATGGGTAATACCGGATACAAGGTATCGCTGATTTCAACAATTTCGCAACAAACAGATCTGCGGGTATGAGAATCTAATTGCACGGCGCATTGAAGCCCAAGTAGCAGAGTCGGCACGGCAAAGTAACAAgtgaatatatatattcgtCGTCTCTGTAGTGTTGTCTGTAGCTTCATCATGACGCATGTTCTATGAAACTGGAAAGCAAAAATAAAAGCCCAACAAAGACCTTGGACATCAGCTCCCCAACGACTCGAGCACTTTGTTATGTATTACATTCTAATTCTTGTACGTAATTACACGACTATAGAATATTAGAAATGCTGTTGCCTTCTTCAACGACAACTCCCATCTCGGTCTTAGGGTTTAATTTCCGGTGGGCTAGTTCAGGTCCTTCTACATCTAGTCAATCATAAAAATCG
The DNA window shown above is from Metarhizium brunneum chromosome 1, complete sequence and carries:
- the acdS gene encoding 1-aminocyclopropane-1-carboxylate deaminase, translated to MTAIETANMAALPKDFAAIPRLALTFSTPLLIEPLDRLTSHLGQGGEPSARVFACREDMNSGLGGGGGNKLRKLEYVLADAVAQTPRPEYLVTEGGIQSNHVRQVAAAAAKLGFKSVLVINDLVPERSHASDPHLSRSYNEHGNVHLTELMSAAREEHPGVTAKDLLDTKRGYWIPSGASTHPLGGLGYAKWAFDLVAREREMGLFFDSIVLSVMSGSTLGGMAAGFALVDELQKRAGGMPRQRRLIGVAAGPKPREDFVQLVSGIAETTGRRIGLEKHSLTGNAFEIDLRWHGDAYGRLDDTTRRYIKLAASTEGLVVDPVYSGKAFTGVCRMVEAGELRGNVLFVHTGGVLSLSAYPDMR